A window of Candidatus Nitrospira allomarina genomic DNA:
AGGCAGATTTCGATCTTTCTCCAGGAGAATGTTCCGGATGCTTCGAATGGAAAAAGTGGATGGAATTCGGTCCTGACTTTTCAAGTGGCGGCGCGCCCCCCAAACATACGATGCGTGAAACATGGCGCATCTATACATCATTAATGGGCTTACGGTGCGCAGGATCCCGTGTTGTCGTCCAGACGGCTGTCTACCTGATTCTGTTTGCCTTCCCTATCTTCATCCTCATCGGATTTCCCACCACCCCCTGCCGGGGTGGGACGTGCTTCATTTTGGATAAGGCGATTCTTATTCTGAGTGTGGTCACCATGTGGCTCCTGGTGTTTTTTGTGGTGTATGTCACACGGCTTTGTGCCAGGATGGTGAAGTGGGTGTTACAACCAGGGGTTGAATGGCCCCCTCGGAGTAGGCCGCGCGAACCTTGGTTCCATAGTTCTACGAAGGATGCTCTGGACAACATTCAACATGGTCTGTGGTTTTGTGGTCAGCTCACCGAAGTGGTCGGGACCCTGATCTATTATCCCTTTATCATTGTATTGGTCATGATTGTGTCACGTTCCTCATTTTTTGATGACTGGGATCTTCCGATCAGTCTTCTTATCGTGATAGGGAGCAACATCGGGCTGGCCGTGTTTTCAGCCTTCCATTTCCGGCAAACGGCTGAAAACGCCCGGGGACGCGTTCTCAATGAGCTGACGTCCATGTTGAGCACGAGTTCAGGCTCTACACGAAAAACTCAAATACAGAAGGTCATCAGCGAGGTGCAGAACTTTAGGAAAGGGGCGTTTTGCCCGTTTGCCGAACAACCCATTCTGAAGGCCTTTGCCATTCCGTCCGGTGGCTATTTCCTCATGCTGTTCATTGAATATCTTGGCAGGTGATTGGACGGGAAACCGTTGGGGAAAACAATTTCACGGGGAGCACCACGATCATACTCCCCGTGGAATTGGTGGAGTGACATTAGGCCTCTACATTATCCTGGGCGGTGAGGACGAATTTGCTGTCGACCAGATCGCCCACAATGCGTTGGCCATCCACCGCTTTGCCCTGAATGATCAACCGGGAGAGCGGCGTTTCAATTTCCTGTTGAAGCAGGCGTTTCAAAGGACGTGCTCCATAGACCTGGTCATAGCCACGCGCCGCCAGATCGGCCACGGCCGCCGGCGAGAGTTCCAGGGACATCCGCCGGTCCGCTAATCTGACCCTGAGCCGTTCCAATTGAATTTCGACGATTTGCGCCAGTTCCTCCCGTTTTAAGGGATGGAAGACCACAATTTCATCCACCCGGTTTAAAAATTCCGGACGGAAATGCTGTTGAATTTCTTTAAGCACTAAGGCCCGAATGGCTTCATAGTCCATATTCCGTTGCTGGGCTTCCAAAATATCCTGACTGCCCAGATTCGAGGTCATGATAAGCACGGTGTTTTTGAAGTCCACGGTTCGGCCTTGTGAATCGGTCAATCGCCCGTCATCCAGGACTTGGAGGAGGACATTAAAGACATCATGATGCGCCTTTTCGATTTCATCGAAGAGGATGACCGAGAAGGGTCTGCGTCTCACCGCTTCGGTTAACTGCCCGCCTTCTTCATAGCCCACATACCCTGGCGGGGCGCCGATCAATCGAGCCACGGTATGTTTTTCCATATATTCCGACATATCGATACGCACCATGTTGGCTTCGTTATCGAAAAGGGTATGTGCCAGCGCCCGCGCCAATTCGGTTTTGCCCACGCCGGTCGGTCCCAGAAAGAGGAACGACCCGATGGGGCGATTGGGATCTTTGATGCCGGACCGGGCACGCAATACGGCTTCGGCCACCGCTTTGACCGCTTCATCCTGACCGATCACACGTTTGTGTAACCATTCATCGAGGTGCAGAAGTTTTTCCACTTCGCCTTGGAGTAACCGGCTCACGGGAATGCCTGTCCACCGGCTGACGACCTCGGCAATGTCATCTTCATCGACCTCTTCTTTGAGCAGACGGCTGGTGCCTTGTTGATTGGCCAGTCGCTCTTCCTCATCCTTCATGGATTTTTCCAGTTTGGGCAAGGTGCCATAGCGCAACTCCGCCACGCGATTCAGGTCATACTGCCGCTCGGCCTGTTCGATTTGCTGTTTGACGCCTTCGATCTCCTGCCGGATTGTTTGTAATTTCCCGACAGACGATTTCTCCGCATCCCATTGGGTTTTTAAATCATTCAGCGCGGCCTGCTTGGCTTTCAATTCTTCCTCAATATGGGTTAACCGGGTGCGGCTGGCCGCATCGGTTTCTTTCTTCAAGGCTTCCCGTTCAATTTCCAACTGCAGGACTTTTCGGGAAATCTCATCCATTTCAGCGGGCATGCTGTCGATTTCGGTACGCAATCGCGCGCTGGCTTCGTCGATGAGGTCAATCGCTTTATCAGGCAGAAACCGGTCCCCGATGTAGCGATTGGACAGGCGTGAGGCTGCCACTAATGCCGAGTCTTTGATGCGCACACCATGATGGACTTCATACCGTTCTTTTAATCCGCGCAGAATGGAAATGGTATCTTCCACCGACGGCTGATCAACTACCACCGGTTGGAACCGCCGCTCCAAGGCCGCATCTTTTTCAATATGTTTCCGGTATTCATCCAGCGTGGTGGCACCGATCAAATGAAGTTCCCCTCTGGCCAACATCGGCTTCAGCAAGTTGGCGGCATCCATCGACCCCTCCGCCGCTCCCGCCCCCACGACCGTGTGCAATTCATCGATAAACAGAAGGATCTGTCCCTGGGAGGATTGAATTTCTTTTAAGACGGCTTTTAACCGCTCTTCAAATTCCCCGCGAAATTTGGCACCCGCCACCAGGGCACCCATATCAAGCACGATCAAGCGTTTATTTTTAAGTCCATCCGGCACATCCCCTTTAATGATTCGTTGTGCCAGACCTTCGACAATGGCCGTTTTCCCCACACCCGGTTCTCCGATCAGGACCGGATTATTCTTGGTGCGGCGGGACAGGATCTGCACCACACGACGAATTTCTTCGTCACGGCCGATCACCGGATCCAATTTTCCCTGGCTGGCCAACCGGGTCAGATCCCGACCATATTTTTCTAATGCCTGATATGTGCCCTCGGGATCCTGGCTGGTCACGCGTTGATTGCCCCGCACTTCCTGAAGGCCGGAGAGGACTTTATCCCGCTTGAGTCCCATGGAGGTAAACACGCCGCCTTCGGCCACCATGGCCAGGATGACATGCTCGACACTCAAGTATTCATCCCGAAGCTCCTTCATTTCCGCTTCCGCCTGATTGAGCACTTTGGCCAGACGCGGAGAGAGATGCACCTGACCCGGAGGCGCCCCACTCCCCTGAACCTGAGGCACCTTCTGCAGGGCTTGTTCTGCGGCATTTTTGACGGCGGTCGGAGAGACTCCCGTATGCTCTAAAATCGGGTGAGCCAATCCACCGGATTGCTCCAGTAACGCCAGCAGGAGATGTTCCACATCAATCCCTTGATGGCTACGTCGCATCGCGATCCCCGAGGCAGCCTGCAAGGCTTCCTGTAATTTGATCGTCATTCGGTTAAGGTCCATTGGCTTCCCCCTTAATCAAAAATGTATTCGTCCGGAATTTGTCTCGCACTATAAAGATAATAATCCCCGGCGGGAATTCAACCCCTTCGCACGATTCGCACTCGACATTCGTCCTTTTCTCTGTAACACGACGGTTTAACGGATGGCGAAAAAATGGATATCTTGAAAAGTAAAGCGTGGAGCAGCTAGGACGATGACGAACACATGATGCGTTCGTATAACTGATGTACAGTGGTGGTATGCCGGCGATAGTCGTTCAGGAATTTTTCCGTGGCCTGCCCCACGGTTCCCCGTTTGAGGTAACCCATTCTAACAGCACATTTGGCAATTTCGTCCGTCTTACTCGGGAGCAGATGCGTTTGAAATTCATGGACCATTTGAAGTTTGTGCTCAAGATTTCTCAAAAACACATACGACTTTTTTAGGAGGCGCGCCTCCTGAGCCGTGAGTTTTTCAATGTGCCTCAACTTCACCAACGCTTTGAGTGTTTGCCGGTCACGGATTTTAGGATACGCCTGTCCCCAACGCAGTTGAAGAGCTTGAACAATAAATTCGATTTCCCGAATCCCTCCGATGCCCAGTTTGACATGCCGGTCGACTTCCCCTCGTCGAATCATCTTGGCCAGAATTTGTGACCGGAGGGAATGTATAGCCTGAAAGACCTGCCCTTCGTCTTCTTCATGCCCATACACAAAGTTTGTCAGCCCCTTGATTAAAGCCTCCCCCACACGGAGATTCCCGGCAATAGGCTTGGCTTTGAGAAAGGCCAGACGTTCCCAGGTACGTCCCCGGCCCGCATAATAATGAAGCGCGTCTTCAAGGGACGAAGCCAAGGGTCCGACCATTCCTTCCGGACGGAGACGGAGATCGACTCGAAACAAAGCTCCTTCCGCTGTGGGCGCCGTTAAGACCGCCGTGAGTTCCCTGGCCAGCGTTTCACAATACAGGGCTCGCGAAATACTGGTTTGTCCCCTCCCCGCTCTGGTCATTCCTTCGGGGGCATGGTACACATAAATCAGATCGACATCCGAGCTATAATTCAGCTCCCATCCCCCGAGTTTCCCCATCGCCAGCACGGAGAAACCGTCTCCCATTTTCCCGGTCGATGTCCCCTCTCCAAAATCGCCAAACCGCAGCGTTAACTCCCGGTTCACCAGTTCATAGACCGCTTGAATCACAGCCGAGGCCAGATCCGATAACACCGTATAGGTTTCGACCGGCGTCGCAATGCCCAAGAGATCGCGAATCCCGATCCGGAGCATTTCGCGCCGTTTCAGCCGTCGTAATGCTTCACATTTTGCCTCAAAACTCGTCACCGTACTGAGCGCAGCCTGCACGTGGGCCTCCAGAGCTACCCGCGTCATCCGCCGTCGCAGAACCCCATCATCTTCAATCCAATACACGAGTAACGGATCACGGATAAAGGTTTGCGCCATGGCGGGACTATTCCCGAACGCCGCGCCCAACACTTCAACCACATGCGGAACCATCGCTAAATATTGAAACAGTTGGAGCCGCTGGATCCCGGAATCGACATACCGTTCCCATTCATTGATGGCCTGATCCGGGTCGGCCGTTCGCCCCACGCTACTTAAGACCGCAGGCAGAATGGTTGCCAGGGCTTTCCGTGTGACCGGTTCCCCGGCCATGGCCTGCAGATTCTGGTCGGCCCGTTTCCAATCCTGCAGGCTATAGGCCTCAAGAATGTGGGCCACGTCCCGGGAGGGAAGTCCTGAAGCCAGAAGTAAGGGCGTCGGATCGGGAAGGGAAGCAGCGGAAGGATCACCCTCGGAAGCTGTGTGTGGTGTAAAAGCGCTCATCGTCAAAGGGAAAATTATACGGAAGCGCGGCAGACCTTACAATGCAACAATTTTTCAGTATACTCGGACACCATGAACGAAGCCGAGCGGATCCAGTCGTATCAAACCCAATGTCCTGATCTTCGTCCGGCCTTGATCAGAGATTTTGTCCGGCAGATGGACCCGGATTATTTTGACAGCTTTCCTCCCGCCGCGATCCTGGAACATTTAGCTCTGGCAAACCAGCTCACGTTTGAACGACCCTGTGCGATCTCGATCAAGACTCTCCCCGCCCGGCAATACCAACTGACTCTCGTGGGGTATGACTATTTTTCAGAATTTGCCATGTTCTGTGGCGTCTTATCGTCCTTTGGGTTGGACATTCGCGAGGCCACGATTTTCACCTCGCTGGAGACCACATCCCCCACTTCCCTTTCCAGGAAATCCATTCCGGGACACGCGCCCATGGGTGGATCTTCACAAGGGACTCGAGGGTTGACCCGAAAAATTGTGGTGGATGTCTTTCACGTGCAGGCTCTTGAAGACGTGAAATTTGAGGAACCTGAACAACGTGAGCTTCAAGAAATGGTGACGGCCCTCCTCATCCTTCTTCAAAAGAATCAAATCCGGCAAGCTCGTCGCCAGGTCAATCGACGACTGATTGAAAATCTAGAGAACATGCGGCAAAAACCAACGGAGATGGTCCATCCGGTACACATCAGCTTTTCCAACCCGCGTGGCAGTCATGAAACCATCCTGGATATTAGCTCAACCGATACGCCGGCGTTTCTCTACACCTTTGCCAATGCCCTGGCCATGCGCGGCATCTATATTGTGAAAGCCAAGATTGAAGTCGCCAAGCATCGCGTCCGCAACCGTCTCTACGTTCGCGGGCGGCAAGGCGAAAAAATTCAGGGGAAAGCCGAACAACAGGAACTGCGAACGGCGGCCACCTTACTGAAAGAATTCACCCATTACCTGAGGTGGGCACCGGACCCCGGGAAAGCGCTCGACCATTTTGATCAATTCCTGGATCAATGGTTAGAGCAGGCGAATACCTCATCGCATCTCACCAAGCTGAGCCAGGCTTCCACTTTGGAACGACTGGCGCAACTCTTCGGCAGCAGTGATTACCTGTGGGAGGACTTACTTCGCCGGCAGCATAACAATTTATTGCCGATGATGAATCAGTACCAAAAGGGTCCCCTGATCCGGTCAAAAGCCATCCTCAGCAAAGCCATCGAGCCGTTATTGCTCAAAGCCAAAACTCCCGCCGACAAAAAACAGCGCTTGAATCAATGGAAAGATGAAGAACTGTTTCGAATCGATATGCGTCATCTCCTGGAGAATAGTCCGCTCCCGCAGTTTTCTCAGGCCCTGACCAATCTCGCTGACGTCATTCTCAATCAGGCCCTGTTGCATT
This region includes:
- the clpB gene encoding ATP-dependent chaperone ClpB, whose protein sequence is MDLNRMTIKLQEALQAASGIAMRRSHQGIDVEHLLLALLEQSGGLAHPILEHTGVSPTAVKNAAEQALQKVPQVQGSGAPPGQVHLSPRLAKVLNQAEAEMKELRDEYLSVEHVILAMVAEGGVFTSMGLKRDKVLSGLQEVRGNQRVTSQDPEGTYQALEKYGRDLTRLASQGKLDPVIGRDEEIRRVVQILSRRTKNNPVLIGEPGVGKTAIVEGLAQRIIKGDVPDGLKNKRLIVLDMGALVAGAKFRGEFEERLKAVLKEIQSSQGQILLFIDELHTVVGAGAAEGSMDAANLLKPMLARGELHLIGATTLDEYRKHIEKDAALERRFQPVVVDQPSVEDTISILRGLKERYEVHHGVRIKDSALVAASRLSNRYIGDRFLPDKAIDLIDEASARLRTEIDSMPAEMDEISRKVLQLEIEREALKKETDAASRTRLTHIEEELKAKQAALNDLKTQWDAEKSSVGKLQTIRQEIEGVKQQIEQAERQYDLNRVAELRYGTLPKLEKSMKDEEERLANQQGTSRLLKEEVDEDDIAEVVSRWTGIPVSRLLQGEVEKLLHLDEWLHKRVIGQDEAVKAVAEAVLRARSGIKDPNRPIGSFLFLGPTGVGKTELARALAHTLFDNEANMVRIDMSEYMEKHTVARLIGAPPGYVGYEEGGQLTEAVRRRPFSVILFDEIEKAHHDVFNVLLQVLDDGRLTDSQGRTVDFKNTVLIMTSNLGSQDILEAQQRNMDYEAIRALVLKEIQQHFRPEFLNRVDEIVVFHPLKREELAQIVEIQLERLRVRLADRRMSLELSPAAVADLAARGYDQVYGARPLKRLLQQEIETPLSRLIIQGKAVDGQRIVGDLVDSKFVLTAQDNVEA